A part of Streptomyces sp. NBC_01497 genomic DNA contains:
- a CDS encoding nuclear transport factor 2 family protein, translating to MSNGTETTTERPAEIVRGLYAALSTGDVPGVLARLAPDVIVDEPRLLPYGGVHRGREAFVQSVLGAMTGHADVAITGAEVFEGPAGVVGTLTGALTAHTTGEEFPLTMVEIHQVEGGAVRTIDVYIKNPDELAAFYARAEAGSR from the coding sequence ATGAGCAACGGGACCGAGACGACGACGGAACGCCCCGCGGAGATCGTGCGAGGGCTGTACGCCGCACTGAGCACGGGCGATGTGCCGGGCGTCCTCGCGAGGCTGGCGCCCGACGTGATCGTCGACGAGCCGCGCCTGCTGCCCTACGGCGGCGTGCACCGGGGCCGCGAGGCGTTCGTGCAGTCGGTCCTCGGCGCCATGACGGGCCACGCCGATGTCGCCATCACCGGCGCCGAGGTCTTCGAGGGCCCGGCCGGCGTCGTCGGCACGCTCACCGGAGCACTCACGGCCCACACCACCGGTGAGGAGTTCCCCCTGACGATGGTCGAGATCCATCAGGTCGAGGGCGGCGCGGTACGCACGATCGACGTGTACATCAAGAATCCCGACGAGCTCGCCGCCTTCTACGCGCGGGCCGAGGCCGGCAGCCGCTGA
- a CDS encoding lysophospholipid acyltransferase family protein, with amino-acid sequence MFYYVLKYVLLGPLLRVLFRPRIEGLRHVPARGAAIVAGNHLSFSDHLLMPAILKRRITFLAKAEYFTGRGPKGRLTAFFFRSAGQIPVDRSGREAGRTAITEGLGVLSRGELLGIYPEGTRSHDGRLYKGKVGVAVMAIRAGVPVVPCAMLGTFELQPTGRKVPRIGAGRVTIRFGEPLDFSRYAGLDGEKAAIRAVTDEIMYAILNLSGQEYVDQYAADVRARQAEQRSRFPKLRRR; translated from the coding sequence GTGTTCTACTACGTCCTCAAGTACGTACTGCTCGGCCCGCTGCTGCGTGTGCTGTTCCGGCCCCGGATCGAGGGGCTGCGCCACGTGCCCGCACGCGGCGCCGCGATCGTGGCGGGCAATCACCTGTCGTTCTCCGACCACCTGCTGATGCCCGCGATCCTCAAGCGGCGCATCACCTTCCTGGCCAAGGCGGAGTACTTCACCGGGCGTGGCCCCAAGGGACGCCTGACCGCATTCTTCTTCCGCAGTGCCGGTCAGATCCCGGTGGACAGGTCGGGCCGCGAGGCCGGAAGGACGGCGATCACCGAGGGCCTGGGGGTGCTCTCCCGGGGCGAGTTGCTCGGCATCTACCCGGAGGGCACCCGTTCGCACGACGGCCGCCTGTACAAGGGAAAGGTGGGCGTCGCGGTGATGGCGATCCGGGCCGGCGTGCCCGTGGTGCCCTGCGCGATGCTCGGCACGTTCGAACTCCAGCCGACGGGGCGGAAGGTACCCCGGATCGGTGCGGGGAGGGTCACCATCCGCTTCGGGGAGCCGCTGGACTTCTCACGGTACGCGGGGCTCGACGGGGAGAAGGCCGCGATCCGCGCGGTCACGGACGAGATCATGTACGCGATCCTGAACCTCTCGGGTCAGGAGTACGTCGACCAATACGCGGCGGACGTGCGGGCGCGGCAGGCCGAGCAGCGCTCCAGGTTCCCGAAGCTGCGCCGCCGTTAG
- a CDS encoding helix-turn-helix transcriptional regulator: MDNRDAVSAFLRSRRDKITPEQAGLPTYGQRRVSGLRRGEVATLAGVSVEYYTRLERGNLKGVSDSVLDALAQALRLDDTERMYLRDLARAAGPPPGTRARQRAARQAVRPSVTRIVEGMPELPAYVMNNRLDTLAANPLGRALYSEMFADPICGTNVARFAFFNPGARRFYTDWERMARFAVGALRIEAGKSPHDRKLTNLIGELSTRSDAFRVMWGSQDVHVFRDTTKRLNHPLVGDLELDQETMSLPDESGLSVIVYSAPPGSAAEDSLKLLANWSATNGPQRGARSTGRPSPPLS; encoded by the coding sequence ATGGACAACCGGGACGCCGTCAGTGCCTTCCTCCGCTCCCGACGCGACAAGATCACCCCGGAGCAGGCGGGACTGCCGACGTACGGGCAGCGCCGGGTCTCCGGACTGCGCAGGGGGGAGGTCGCCACCCTCGCGGGGGTGAGCGTCGAGTACTACACGCGGCTGGAACGCGGCAACCTCAAAGGGGTCTCCGACAGCGTGCTGGACGCCCTCGCCCAGGCCCTGCGGCTCGACGACACCGAGCGCATGTACCTGCGCGACCTCGCCCGCGCCGCCGGACCGCCGCCCGGGACGCGGGCCCGCCAGCGGGCCGCGCGCCAGGCGGTGCGCCCGAGTGTGACGCGCATCGTCGAGGGGATGCCGGAGCTGCCGGCGTACGTGATGAACAACCGCCTCGACACACTGGCCGCCAACCCCCTGGGCCGGGCCCTGTACTCGGAGATGTTCGCCGACCCGATCTGCGGGACGAACGTCGCCCGGTTCGCGTTCTTCAACCCCGGGGCCAGGCGGTTCTACACCGACTGGGAGCGCATGGCCCGCTTCGCCGTGGGCGCCCTGCGCATCGAGGCGGGAAAGAGCCCCCACGACCGCAAACTGACGAACCTGATCGGTGAACTCTCCACCCGCAGCGACGCGTTCCGTGTGATGTGGGGCTCGCAGGACGTGCACGTCTTCCGCGACACCACGAAACGGCTCAACCATCCGCTCGTCGGCGACCTGGAACTCGACCAGGAGACCATGTCCCTGCCGGACGAGAGCGGCCTGAGCGTGATCGTCTACAGCGCGCCCCCCGGAAGCGCGGCCGAGGACAGCCTGAAGCTGCTCGCCAACTGGTCCGCTACGAACGGGCCTCAGCGCGGCGCTCGATCCACGGGCCGGCCCTCGCCGCCGCTGTCCTGA
- a CDS encoding NAD-dependent epimerase/dehydratase family protein — MAKGNVVVIGASGQIGRAAVGALAEDGWEVTAASRGGGSDAAWPAHVRTVRLDRADDAALAAVVGDGCDVVVDLVAYDAEHADQLAALAAAGRVGSAVVVSSAAVYEDDRGRGFDTQAEPDGSPRFPVPMPESQRTVAPVGDSYSARKVRLEQRLAAAGEVLPATVLRAGAVHGVHCRTPRELYFVKRILDGRRRRVLAYGGTCRFHPVHVSNLAELVRLAAARPGSRVLNAADPDAPAISEIAAGIDGLMGADTETVLVQGAPPAGGVGETPWSMPYPLVMDMSAAARELGYRPVTDYAASLPATVDYLSARLGEHGDWRDAFPAMARSYGVGLFDYAAEDAWLAAH; from the coding sequence ATGGCCAAGGGAAACGTGGTAGTGATCGGTGCGAGTGGACAGATCGGGCGTGCCGCCGTCGGCGCGCTCGCCGAGGACGGCTGGGAGGTGACGGCCGCCTCGCGCGGCGGCGGCAGCGACGCGGCGTGGCCCGCGCACGTGCGGACCGTACGACTGGACCGTGCGGACGACGCGGCGCTCGCCGCGGTGGTGGGCGACGGCTGCGATGTCGTGGTGGACCTGGTGGCGTACGACGCGGAGCACGCCGACCAGTTGGCCGCCCTTGCGGCGGCCGGCCGGGTCGGGTCGGCGGTGGTCGTCTCCAGCGCGGCGGTGTACGAGGACGACCGGGGCAGGGGCTTCGACACGCAGGCCGAGCCCGACGGTTCTCCCCGCTTCCCGGTGCCGATGCCGGAGTCGCAGCGGACGGTGGCGCCGGTCGGCGATTCCTACAGCGCCCGCAAGGTGCGGCTCGAACAACGGCTGGCGGCTGCCGGGGAGGTGCTGCCCGCCACGGTGTTGCGGGCGGGCGCGGTCCATGGTGTGCACTGCCGCACGCCCCGCGAGCTGTACTTCGTCAAGCGGATCCTCGACGGCCGGCGGCGCCGCGTCCTCGCGTACGGCGGTACCTGCCGTTTCCATCCGGTGCACGTGTCGAACCTCGCGGAGCTGGTCAGGCTGGCCGCGGCCAGGCCGGGCTCGCGCGTGCTGAACGCGGCGGACCCGGACGCTCCGGCCATCTCCGAGATCGCCGCGGGGATCGACGGGCTGATGGGGGCGGACACGGAGACGGTCCTGGTGCAGGGGGCGCCCCCGGCCGGCGGTGTCGGGGAGACGCCATGGTCGATGCCGTACCCGCTGGTGATGGACATGTCGGCGGCGGCACGGGAACTCGGCTACCGGCCGGTGACGGACTACGCGGCGTCGCTGCCGGCGACGGTCGACTACCTCAGCGCACGGCTCGGCGAGCACGGTGACTGGCGGGACGCGTTCCCCGCCATGGCACGGTCGTACGGGGTCGGCCTGTTCGACTACGCGGCCGAGGACGCGTGGCTGGCGGCGCACTGA